A DNA window from Helianthus annuus cultivar XRQ/B chromosome 15, HanXRQr2.0-SUNRISE, whole genome shotgun sequence contains the following coding sequences:
- the LOC110912815 gene encoding heavy metal-associated isoprenylated plant protein 39: MKKVVLKLDFLDDKLKQKAMQKVSSLTGVDSIAMDMKDKKLTVTGDVDPVTIVSKLRKVCHTEIVSVGPAKEEKKDAAADDKKKKEEEEKKKKEEEKKKEEEKKKQAEALKAAYAAYQQQQLQQQQYYQQQQQQQAYYQYNHVHPPAATTPYYAKVVHDENPNSCVIC, translated from the exons atgaaG AAAGTTGTGTTGAAATTGGACTTCTTGGATGACAAACTCAAGCAAAAGGCCATGCAAAAGGTCTCCAGCCTCACAG GTGTGGATTCAATAGCAATGGACATGAAAGACAAGAAACTGACAGTAACAGGGGATGTAGATCCAGTGACAATTGTGTCAAAACTTAGAAAGGTTTGTCATACAGAGATTGTGTCAGTTGGTCCAGCAAAGGAAGAGAAGAAAGATGCTGCTGCTGATgacaagaagaagaaagaagaagaggaaaagaagaagaaagaagaggagaagaagaaagaagaggaaaagaagaaacaAGCAGAGGCTTTGAAAGCTGCATATGCTGCATATCAGCAACAGCAGTTGCAGCAGCAGCAGTAttatcaacagcagcagcagcagcaagcataTTATCAGTATAATCATGTTCATCCACCTGCTGCTACTACACCATACTATGCTAAAGTTGTACATGATGAAAACCCTAATAGTTGTGTTATTTGTTAA